In the genome of Spirochaetia bacterium, one region contains:
- the pgsA gene encoding CDP-diacylglycerol--glycerol-3-phosphate 3-phosphatidyltransferase, whose translation MNLPNRLTIARLVMAPLFFVAFSLAEWIGPSAYLVSTILMLILFIAIECTDLLDGKIARSRHMVTDLGKVMDPFADTFSRLTYFVCLMHAGIMPMYAFMVIMWREFGQAFVRSLMLKEGVAMPANIWGKSKAVLYAVSAVLGVLLLSLERVVPSLSWLSFAHTGMQVLFAVTAVASVASFLTYLVGIRRSGVLSGLSK comes from the coding sequence GTGAACTTGCCGAATAGACTTACTATTGCCAGACTCGTTATGGCTCCGTTGTTCTTTGTTGCGTTCAGTTTGGCTGAATGGATTGGCCCCTCGGCATATCTTGTCTCGACAATACTGATGCTCATTCTTTTTATTGCCATAGAATGTACTGATCTGCTTGATGGAAAGATAGCCCGAAGCAGGCATATGGTGACGGACTTGGGAAAAGTGATGGATCCGTTTGCTGATACGTTCAGTCGGTTGACTTATTTTGTCTGTCTCATGCATGCGGGAATCATGCCGATGTATGCCTTTATGGTTATCATGTGGCGGGAATTCGGGCAGGCTTTCGTCCGATCTCTCATGTTGAAGGAAGGAGTTGCAATGCCTGCCAACATATGGGGTAAGAGCAAAGCCGTACTTTATGCCGTATCTGCAGTCTTGGGTGTCTTGTTGCTGAGCCTTGAGCGGGTAGTACCGAGTTTGTCATGGCTTTCCTTTGCCCATACTGGCATGCAGGTCCTTTTTGCTGTCACGGCTGTTGCATCAGTTGCTTCGTTCCTTACCTACCTTGTCGGGATTCGTCGTTCAGGTGTATTGTCTGGTTTGTCAAAATAG